In one Gemmatimonadota bacterium genomic region, the following are encoded:
- the nhaA gene encoding Na+/H+ antiporter NhaA, whose translation MKRPLIDHITTPLSRMMQAGPAGGLVLLVCAAIALVWANSPWAHGYHALWETQISIGVAATHATLTLHEVVNDGLMAVFFFLVGLEIKREILVGELASVRQAALPVAAALGGMIVPAMLFVAFNVSTHATRGWGIPMATDIAFALGVLALLGDRIPSSLRVFLSALAIADDLGAVLVIALFYTATISWGALVAAAALLVLSIVANAVGIRATWAYALIGLALWIAVLLSGVHATVAGVLLAFTIPTRTRIDESAFLAGARDALADFHDAHKPEATVLSSRAHQVALEQLNTLADHAQAPLVRLEHGLSGIVNFGIMPVFALANAGVSLSGSGHLITSPVAVGVLAGLFIGKPIGISLATWLSVRSGIASVPADVTRRMLFGVALLGGIGFTMSLFIAGLAFGGSEELLTAAKLGIFTASLLAGFAGWMVLRRTRSGTSDLDAV comes from the coding sequence ATGAAACGGCCGCTCATTGACCACATAACGACTCCGCTGAGTCGCATGATGCAGGCCGGGCCGGCGGGCGGGCTGGTTCTGCTTGTTTGCGCGGCAATTGCGCTCGTATGGGCGAATTCCCCGTGGGCGCACGGATACCACGCGCTCTGGGAGACACAGATATCCATCGGTGTCGCCGCGACGCATGCGACTCTCACACTCCACGAGGTAGTGAACGATGGCCTCATGGCCGTCTTCTTCTTTCTCGTGGGGCTCGAGATCAAGCGCGAGATTCTCGTTGGCGAGCTCGCGTCGGTGCGGCAGGCTGCACTTCCGGTGGCAGCAGCACTCGGCGGCATGATCGTTCCCGCGATGCTGTTCGTCGCGTTCAACGTATCGACGCACGCCACGCGCGGCTGGGGAATTCCGATGGCGACCGACATCGCGTTCGCGCTCGGCGTGCTCGCGCTCCTGGGCGACAGGATTCCATCCTCGCTCCGGGTGTTTCTCTCAGCGCTCGCGATCGCTGATGATCTCGGCGCGGTGCTCGTCATCGCGCTGTTCTACACCGCGACGATATCGTGGGGCGCGCTCGTCGCGGCCGCTGCACTGTTGGTGCTGTCGATAGTCGCCAATGCGGTCGGGATTCGCGCGACGTGGGCGTACGCGTTGATCGGGCTCGCACTCTGGATAGCTGTACTGCTTTCGGGCGTTCATGCGACAGTAGCGGGAGTTCTGCTCGCGTTCACGATTCCGACACGTACCCGTATCGACGAGAGCGCGTTCCTCGCGGGTGCTCGCGATGCGCTCGCGGACTTTCACGATGCGCACAAGCCGGAAGCCACCGTACTGTCGAGCCGCGCGCATCAGGTTGCACTCGAACAGCTCAATACGTTGGCCGACCACGCGCAGGCGCCACTCGTGCGACTGGAACATGGATTGAGCGGAATTGTCAATTTTGGAATCATGCCAGTATTCGCGCTCGCGAACGCCGGAGTGTCCTTGAGTGGCAGCGGCCATCTCATTACGAGCCCGGTGGCAGTCGGGGTGCTCGCCGGCCTCTTCATTGGCAAGCCGATCGGAATCTCGCTCGCGACCTGGCTGTCGGTGCGTAGCGGGATCGCATCGGTCCCTGCAGACGTCACACGTCGCATGTTGTTCGGCGTCGCGTTGCTCGGCGGGATCGGCTTCACAATGTCGCTGTTTATTGCGGGCCTCGCGTTTGGTGGATCGGAGGAGCTGCTCACGGCGGCGAAGCTGGGGATTTTTACTGCTTCGTTGCTGGCTGGTTTTGCCGGATGGATGGTGCTTCGACGGACTCGGTCCGGTACGTCCGATCTCGATGCTGTGTGA
- a CDS encoding serine hydrolase: MLAAALLFALAGGSGAVAPIPPAPDPAGGVGLPVASPASVGMSAERLEAIDRVVERGIQAGGYPGAAVIVGRKGKAVLQRGFGRLAWDESSPEVSPTSTIYDLASLTKVIGTTTAIMVLFDQGRISLDAPVSRYLPEFTGGEKDLVTIRQLLTHRSGLPAGREIFKLTHDPVEARKLVLSTPLIAHPGQYYEYSDLGADVLGMVVEAVSQQPLDEFLADYVFHPLGMYQTEFRPADSLDARIAPTGTSGGGRRARGEVNDENAYALGGVAGHAGLFSTAADLSIFAQMMLNGGTYNGVRIIADSTVQLFTTRAAGHRALGWDTPTGSFGSGNYLSERSYGHTGFTGTSLWIDPDRDMFVILLTNRVYASRSPHPVRVIADVRSDLSDAASLAVTDMGSGTLVMPASFRADREVGWHERVRAKRGGRARHAKSLSSIHGSRTSRSAAKHERSSSARHTAKRSSSHVSKKPAKSKHATSSKSKHTSSSKSKHKR; encoded by the coding sequence ATGCTGGCTGCTGCTCTTCTCTTTGCCCTCGCCGGAGGATCCGGCGCCGTCGCCCCCATCCCGCCCGCCCCCGATCCGGCCGGTGGCGTTGGCCTGCCAGTAGCCTCCCCAGCCTCGGTCGGCATGTCCGCCGAACGGCTCGAAGCCATTGACCGCGTAGTCGAACGAGGGATCCAAGCAGGTGGATACCCCGGTGCAGCCGTAATCGTCGGGCGAAAGGGCAAGGCCGTTCTCCAGCGCGGCTTCGGCCGACTCGCCTGGGACGAATCTAGTCCAGAAGTAAGCCCGACTTCCACCATATATGATCTGGCCTCCCTTACCAAGGTGATCGGAACGACCACCGCGATAATGGTTCTGTTCGACCAGGGCCGGATCTCGCTCGATGCCCCCGTCTCGCGCTACCTCCCCGAATTTACCGGCGGCGAGAAGGATTTAGTAACAATTAGACAATTATTGACCCACCGGTCGGGACTGCCGGCCGGCCGCGAGATCTTCAAGCTCACCCACGATCCGGTCGAGGCGAGAAAGCTGGTCCTCTCGACGCCGCTCATCGCGCACCCGGGACAGTACTACGAGTACTCCGACCTGGGCGCCGACGTGCTCGGCATGGTCGTCGAAGCAGTGTCGCAACAGCCGCTCGATGAATTCCTCGCCGATTACGTCTTCCACCCGCTGGGCATGTACCAGACGGAGTTCCGACCGGCGGACTCGCTCGACGCCCGCATCGCACCGACGGGTACGTCCGGCGGAGGCCGCAGAGCGCGCGGCGAGGTCAATGACGAGAATGCCTACGCGCTCGGCGGTGTGGCCGGCCACGCTGGACTGTTTTCCACTGCGGCTGACCTGTCCATATTCGCGCAGATGATGCTGAACGGCGGCACGTACAACGGAGTCCGGATCATCGCCGACTCCACCGTCCAGCTCTTCACCACCCGCGCTGCAGGCCACAGGGCACTCGGCTGGGACACCCCAACCGGCTCGTTCGGATCCGGAAACTACCTTTCCGAACGCTCGTACGGACATACCGGTTTCACGGGCACGTCACTCTGGATCGATCCGGATCGCGACATGTTCGTCATCCTGCTCACCAACAGGGTGTATGCGTCACGCTCGCCACACCCGGTGCGCGTAATTGCCGACGTGCGGTCCGATCTGAGCGATGCGGCGTCGCTGGCGGTCACCGATATGGGATCGGGCACACTCGTAATGCCCGCATCGTTCCGCGCAGACCGCGAGGTAGGGTGGCATGAGCGCGTGAGAGCCAAGCGCGGCGGACGGGCGCGCCACGCGAAGTCGTTATCTTCAATACATGGAAGCCGCACCAGCAGATCAGCTGCAAAACACGAGCGAAGCTCGAGCGCCAGGCACACCGCCAAGCGCAGCTCCAGCCACGTCTCCAAAAAGCCAGCAAAGTCAAAGCACGCAACCAGCTCCAAGTCCAAGCACACCAGCAGCAGCAAGTCAAAGCACAAACGCTGA
- a CDS encoding sigma-70 family RNA polymerase sigma factor, producing the protein MTTHQTIVQRAVEGDERALRQLWMENAPHIDAVVLRLCGDRDLAADVAQEVWIQIFRALPSYRGDSQFGTWAHRIAVNRTLNALRKVRRIAKVEIDVEDDTATAPDNPESETERGIVAESIDQAVRQLSPGARTVFLLHDVEGYTHEEIARELGITTGGSKSQLFKARAKLRRLLAHLAEGFSAGVGQEHGTPI; encoded by the coding sequence ATGACGACGCACCAGACAATCGTGCAGCGGGCGGTGGAGGGAGATGAAAGAGCCCTCCGTCAGCTCTGGATGGAGAACGCCCCGCACATAGATGCCGTGGTGCTGCGACTTTGCGGCGACCGCGATCTGGCAGCCGATGTCGCCCAGGAAGTGTGGATTCAGATTTTCCGTGCGCTTCCAAGCTATCGTGGTGATTCGCAGTTCGGAACGTGGGCGCACAGAATAGCCGTAAATCGCACGCTCAACGCACTACGCAAGGTACGGCGTATCGCAAAGGTGGAGATCGATGTCGAGGATGATACCGCAACAGCTCCGGACAATCCGGAATCCGAAACGGAGAGGGGGATCGTGGCCGAGTCGATAGACCAGGCCGTGCGCCAGCTCTCGCCCGGTGCGAGGACGGTATTCCTTCTGCATGATGTGGAAGGGTACACGCACGAGGAGATTGCACGCGAGTTGGGTATCACTACAGGTGGGTCGAAGTCTCAGTTGTTCAAGGCACGCGCGAAGCTACGCCGGCTACTCGCGCATTTAGCTGAAGGATTCTCCGCTGGCGTTGGTCAAGAGCATGGCACTCCCATCTAA
- a CDS encoding metal-sulfur cluster assembly factor, with product MSEDQVKLGLRRVKDPDLQLNIVDLGLVYGVRVDGAVVSVDMTLTSPGCPSGPEIMGDAERQLRTLPGVEDVKINLVWAPFWSPDKIEPRVRAYLGL from the coding sequence GTGAGTGAGGATCAGGTGAAGCTGGGACTCCGGCGCGTGAAAGACCCGGATCTCCAGCTCAACATCGTGGATCTGGGCCTGGTTTATGGAGTCCGCGTGGACGGCGCGGTGGTATCGGTGGACATGACGCTCACCTCGCCGGGCTGCCCATCCGGCCCCGAAATCATGGGCGACGCCGAACGACAACTGCGCACGCTGCCGGGTGTCGAGGATGTGAAGATCAACCTGGTCTGGGCACCGTTCTGGTCGCCGGACAAGATCGAGCCAAGAGTCAGGGCGTATTTGGGATTGTAG
- a CDS encoding DoxX family protein, translating to MADLYAQQSASPTARWAHVLLRLFAGAVLWQHGAQKLFGMFGGHAAAIGFTLPGIAGPLEFIGGLLIIAGLFTRPVAFILSGEMAVVYFLMHSPRAFWPVENHGEVPVLLCFAFLYLAATGPGIFSIDYLRRRNRPSSIMS from the coding sequence ATGGCCGACCTGTACGCGCAACAGTCCGCTTCCCCCACCGCCAGGTGGGCGCACGTTCTCCTGAGGCTCTTCGCCGGTGCTGTGCTGTGGCAGCATGGAGCTCAGAAGCTCTTCGGAATGTTTGGCGGTCACGCCGCGGCGATCGGCTTCACGCTGCCCGGCATCGCCGGCCCGCTCGAGTTCATCGGCGGGTTGCTCATTATCGCCGGGCTGTTCACGCGCCCGGTAGCATTCATCCTGTCGGGGGAAATGGCGGTCGTCTACTTCCTCATGCATTCGCCTCGCGCCTTCTGGCCGGTGGAGAACCACGGCGAGGTGCCCGTACTGCTATGCTTCGCCTTTCTCTATCTCGCGGCGACCGGCCCGGGGATCTTCTCGATCGACTATCTGCGGCGCCGTAACCGGCCCAGCTCGATAATGAGTTGA
- a CDS encoding M1 family metallopeptidase, protein MTRYFTAPLAAVILAVATSAGAQRTTQPTRPTLPERAVRRDIPLQPGIRRAFAQGTRDSTGAPGRNYWQQTVDYRIDATLDAPAGVLHGSETVTLHNTTPNTLDRIVLRLYQNYFKATVQRNDYVTDITDGVVMEKLIVNGTPVSLTDDAHYKVNGTVAAVTPAAPIAPGATATIEATWHFAVPRVDTLARGERMGRFGDYLYQVAQWYPQVAMYDDMRGWDTDQYMGIGEFYNQFGSFDVHITVPGGWLVGATGDLQNPTEVLSQRTRDRLALAMRVDTTVHVVTAAERGASATMPGATLTWHFNAPHVNDFAFATSRDYVYDATHASIPGRSAIPVNVLYLPQHTAYATNNTAQYGRFALEHHSRYVFPYEFSQGTIADGPETGMEYPMIIFNGPGLGVTVHEFGHEWFPMTVGSDETRYGWMDEGFNEYIDAAATADFEHKPEVMAASAESYRRVAGSELEAPMMWPTDFVGPNATMTTYVKAPVVFYALGGVVGDSAAHAAFVDYAKEWRFKHPSPYDFFMSMNRSLGRNLDWFWYQWFFTTYTVDQSIESVARRGTNEIVTIDDRGDMAMPIILRVDYTNGTSDTVIQKASVWFAGTRHVAMTIPLRGKTVRTVTLDPDNRFQDLDRTNNVWKGTQ, encoded by the coding sequence ATGACCAGATACTTCACAGCACCACTCGCAGCGGTGATATTGGCTGTCGCGACATCCGCCGGCGCGCAGCGCACAACGCAGCCCACGAGGCCCACGCTGCCGGAGCGAGCTGTGCGGCGCGACATCCCGCTGCAACCCGGGATTCGCCGAGCCTTTGCGCAGGGAACCCGGGATTCGACCGGCGCTCCCGGCCGGAATTACTGGCAGCAGACCGTGGACTACCGCATCGACGCGACGCTGGACGCACCAGCGGGAGTGCTGCACGGATCCGAGACCGTGACATTGCACAACACGACGCCGAACACGCTCGACAGAATCGTGTTGCGATTGTATCAGAACTATTTCAAGGCGACCGTACAGCGCAACGATTACGTCACCGACATCACCGATGGCGTTGTGATGGAGAAGCTGATTGTCAATGGTACGCCCGTGTCGCTGACCGACGACGCGCACTACAAGGTGAATGGCACCGTTGCGGCTGTCACGCCGGCTGCACCGATCGCACCTGGTGCGACAGCGACGATCGAGGCGACTTGGCACTTCGCAGTACCGCGCGTCGACACACTTGCGCGCGGCGAGCGCATGGGCCGCTTCGGTGATTATCTGTATCAGGTTGCGCAGTGGTATCCGCAGGTCGCGATGTACGACGACATGCGGGGCTGGGATACCGATCAGTACATGGGAATCGGAGAGTTCTACAACCAGTTCGGCAGCTTCGATGTGCACATCACAGTTCCGGGCGGATGGCTGGTGGGTGCGACGGGTGATCTGCAGAACCCTACGGAAGTATTATCGCAGCGCACGCGCGACCGTCTTGCGCTCGCGATGCGCGTCGACACAACGGTTCACGTGGTGACTGCCGCCGAGCGTGGTGCGAGCGCGACGATGCCGGGCGCAACACTTACATGGCACTTCAACGCCCCTCACGTCAACGACTTTGCATTTGCCACGTCACGGGATTATGTGTACGACGCGACGCACGCCAGCATACCGGGCAGGAGCGCAATTCCCGTAAACGTACTGTATCTTCCGCAACACACCGCGTACGCTACCAACAACACGGCGCAGTACGGGCGATTCGCGCTGGAGCATCATTCGCGTTACGTATTTCCGTACGAGTTCTCGCAGGGGACGATCGCGGACGGGCCGGAGACCGGGATGGAATATCCGATGATCATCTTCAATGGCCCCGGGCTCGGCGTAACCGTGCATGAGTTTGGACACGAATGGTTCCCGATGACCGTCGGCTCGGATGAGACGCGCTACGGCTGGATGGACGAAGGATTCAACGAGTACATCGACGCGGCCGCGACGGCTGATTTCGAGCACAAACCGGAAGTAATGGCCGCGAGCGCCGAGTCGTATCGACGCGTCGCCGGCTCCGAGCTGGAAGCACCGATGATGTGGCCCACCGACTTCGTGGGCCCGAACGCGACGATGACGACATACGTCAAGGCGCCCGTCGTGTTCTACGCACTGGGCGGAGTCGTTGGCGACTCCGCGGCGCATGCCGCGTTTGTCGATTACGCGAAGGAGTGGCGCTTCAAACATCCCTCGCCGTACGACTTTTTCATGTCGATGAATAGATCGCTGGGCCGCAACCTCGACTGGTTCTGGTATCAGTGGTTCTTCACGACATATACGGTCGATCAGTCAATCGAGTCCGTGGCCAGACGCGGAACCAACGAGATCGTCACGATAGACGATCGGGGCGATATGGCGATGCCCATCATCCTGCGCGTGGATTACACGAACGGAACCTCCGACACCGTGATTCAGAAGGCATCCGTCTGGTTCGCCGGCACCCGTCACGTTGCGATGACGATTCCGTTGCGCGGGAAGACTGTAAGAACCGTGACGCTGGATCCTGACAACCGCTTTCAGGACCTGGACAGGACCAACAACGTCTGGAAGGGCACTCAGTAG
- the fabF gene encoding beta-ketoacyl-ACP synthase II: MTTRKKIVITGIGVISSIGSSRQGFWSALTNGVSGVRTITAFDATPYATRIASEVRDFDPLAYLSRKLAKRMARNSQMAVGAAMDAVKDAGLDLANEQPLRVGCCVGTAAGDYGELEEQHRGFLDRGARAISPFCVPMVIPNMPASNVAIALGINGPNFSAVSACATGAHSIGMALAVLRAGQADVMLAGGVESTITPFVLNGYSAMGALSLRNDDPEHASRPFDLNRDGFVMGEGAAVLVLETLEHARARGAEPIAELAGFGMTSDAFSLAQPDPDGKWAAAAMAMALSDAGLDASDVQYINAHGTSTRANDATESRAILTTFRTPPAVSSIKSMLGHTLGAAGALEAAATALTIKHGVVPPTINFETPDKECPLDVVPNTAREMRVDAAISNSFGFGGQNGVLAFRSA; this comes from the coding sequence ATGACTACACGCAAAAAGATCGTGATCACCGGAATTGGCGTCATCAGCTCGATCGGATCGTCGCGCCAGGGATTCTGGTCGGCGCTGACCAACGGCGTGTCGGGTGTTCGCACGATTACGGCGTTCGATGCTACGCCTTACGCCACGCGTATTGCGTCGGAGGTTCGAGACTTCGATCCTCTGGCCTACCTGTCGCGCAAGCTGGCCAAGCGCATGGCCCGCAATTCCCAGATGGCAGTGGGCGCGGCAATGGACGCCGTCAAGGATGCCGGTCTCGATCTGGCCAACGAGCAGCCGCTGCGCGTGGGTTGCTGTGTGGGGACGGCGGCGGGTGACTACGGTGAACTCGAGGAGCAGCACCGGGGGTTTCTCGATCGAGGCGCGAGGGCAATCAGCCCGTTCTGCGTGCCCATGGTCATTCCCAACATGCCGGCCAGCAACGTCGCCATCGCGCTCGGCATCAACGGCCCCAACTTCTCCGCCGTCTCCGCGTGCGCAACGGGCGCCCATTCCATCGGCATGGCACTCGCCGTGTTGCGCGCCGGACAGGCAGACGTGATGCTGGCCGGCGGCGTGGAATCCACGATCACACCATTTGTGCTGAACGGCTACAGCGCCATGGGAGCGCTGTCGCTCCGCAACGACGATCCAGAGCATGCAAGCCGTCCATTCGATCTCAACCGCGACGGATTCGTGATGGGCGAAGGAGCGGCTGTGCTGGTCCTGGAGACACTCGAACACGCACGCGCGCGCGGCGCCGAGCCGATCGCCGAGCTGGCAGGATTTGGCATGACCAGCGACGCGTTCAGCCTGGCTCAGCCCGACCCGGACGGCAAATGGGCAGCGGCGGCCATGGCGATGGCACTTTCCGACGCTGGCCTGGACGCGTCGGACGTGCAGTACATCAACGCACACGGTACCTCGACCCGGGCCAATGACGCCACCGAGTCGCGCGCGATTCTCACCACGTTCCGCACACCACCCGCAGTCAGCTCCATCAAGTCCATGCTTGGTCACACCCTTGGCGCCGCGGGTGCGCTCGAGGCCGCGGCCACCGCGCTCACAATAAAGCACGGCGTGGTACCGCCTACGATCAACTTCGAGACGCCCGACAAAGAGTGTCCGCTGGACGTGGTACCCAACACGGCTCGGGAGATGCGCGTGGACGCCGCGATCTCGAACTCGTTCGGGTTCGGTGGACAAAACGGTGTGCTGGCGTTCCGAAGTGCCTGA
- a CDS encoding retropepsin-like aspartic protease gives MSELDVTAARAQASTMSERFFTDALSSLVDGNVVGAEVLFHSLLADPDPLVRGRARIGLTVSLNAQGKWQDLAALPPEIRADGDTVGDMVDRAAVDSWAGVLRDVPPVIIDAPVVPDVLPVIGSSIGTPIVKVFINGHERYFWVDTGATMSLLASDVAAECGVVPLTKDTLAIAAAQGRIDARPAIASVVRIGRITVRNLPVALLEPSALRLAKRLAYGRLVTVKLDGVIGSDVLRRLSVVLDMGAGTMSLARPATHAPRRRSLIWIGFPVVRLLTRDGKPVLFGLDTGADSTIVTDAWMDRTPDPGLSPAKGRIDALGATHASDLPVLRNVTVGDGEYVLHLRNVPIVQERRQTFVALDGVLGSDVLAHATLRMDITNGMFSIRAPGTGPLPNDTAFVKVRK, from the coding sequence GTGAGTGAGCTCGACGTCACCGCCGCGCGCGCGCAGGCGAGCACGATGTCGGAGCGATTCTTCACCGACGCACTGAGCTCGCTGGTCGACGGCAACGTCGTTGGCGCGGAGGTTCTGTTTCATTCGCTGCTCGCCGATCCGGATCCGCTGGTGCGCGGGCGGGCGAGGATCGGACTCACCGTTTCGCTCAATGCGCAGGGCAAGTGGCAGGATCTCGCCGCGCTGCCACCGGAGATTCGAGCGGACGGCGACACTGTTGGCGACATGGTCGATCGCGCCGCGGTCGATTCATGGGCCGGCGTGTTGCGCGACGTACCGCCCGTCATCATCGACGCGCCAGTCGTGCCCGATGTTCTGCCAGTAATCGGCAGCAGCATCGGCACGCCCATCGTCAAGGTCTTCATCAACGGTCACGAGCGCTACTTCTGGGTCGACACCGGCGCCACCATGTCGCTGCTTGCGAGCGACGTTGCAGCGGAGTGCGGCGTTGTACCATTGACCAAGGACACGCTTGCAATTGCGGCTGCTCAGGGCCGCATCGACGCACGTCCAGCGATAGCGAGCGTCGTTCGGATCGGTAGAATCACAGTAAGGAACCTGCCAGTCGCGTTGCTCGAACCCTCAGCGCTGCGACTGGCCAAGCGACTCGCATACGGCCGCCTCGTCACCGTGAAGCTCGATGGCGTGATCGGGTCCGACGTGTTGCGCAGACTGAGTGTGGTGCTCGACATGGGGGCGGGCACGATGTCGCTCGCACGTCCAGCCACGCACGCACCCAGACGACGCTCGCTGATCTGGATTGGTTTTCCAGTGGTGCGTCTCCTTACGCGAGACGGCAAGCCCGTGCTGTTCGGCCTGGACACGGGCGCCGACTCGACGATAGTCACAGACGCGTGGATGGATAGAACGCCCGACCCCGGATTGTCACCAGCGAAGGGTCGCATCGACGCACTCGGCGCAACACACGCCAGCGATCTGCCCGTCCTGCGCAACGTTACCGTGGGCGATGGTGAATACGTTCTCCATCTGCGCAACGTTCCGATCGTGCAGGAGCGACGGCAGACATTCGTTGCGCTGGATGGTGTACTTGGCTCCGACGTACTGGCGCATGCCACGCTGCGCATGGACATTACCAACGGAATGTTTTCCATCCGGGCACCAGGCACGGGGCCGCTGCCGAACGACACCGCGTTCGTGAAAGTGCGCAAGTGA
- a CDS encoding PDZ domain-containing protein, translated as MRRALVAAAVTAMITVSTVASAQKVSQKAPQKASQKSASNDAAPSGWVGLSVIQKASGNEDSAVKVGYPVVASVEPGSPAQAAGLVAGDTILAYNDVDASSDPVAMRPFLVAGRELVVKVRRNGVRRLTLTVARRSARNVYREGITVSSTSGAALPLMYGVPSGPIAIAAPVASDREATPFAGAYLARLNAGLAHALNVRNFGVLVVDVSNGSDAAKAGLQSGDVITRADSIPVESPLGIMTALRLASDSSVTLDVTRRGRTQKITIHW; from the coding sequence ATGCGCCGCGCCCTGGTAGCTGCCGCCGTGACGGCCATGATTACCGTATCGACTGTAGCGTCTGCGCAGAAAGTATCGCAGAAAGCGCCGCAGAAAGCATCACAGAAGTCGGCGTCGAACGATGCGGCACCGTCGGGTTGGGTGGGACTGTCGGTGATTCAGAAGGCCAGCGGTAACGAGGATTCCGCCGTCAAGGTCGGATACCCGGTTGTTGCATCCGTGGAGCCGGGCTCGCCGGCGCAGGCTGCAGGCCTGGTCGCCGGCGACACGATTCTCGCCTACAACGACGTCGACGCAAGCTCGGATCCGGTCGCAATGCGCCCCTTTCTTGTCGCGGGCCGCGAGCTCGTTGTCAAGGTTCGGCGCAATGGAGTTCGCAGGCTCACGCTGACGGTCGCGAGGCGTTCGGCGCGCAATGTGTATCGAGAGGGCATCACGGTCAGCTCGACCAGTGGTGCAGCGCTGCCGCTCATGTACGGCGTTCCGTCGGGGCCGATAGCGATCGCCGCGCCGGTCGCCTCCGATCGCGAGGCTACGCCGTTCGCCGGTGCGTATCTTGCCCGCCTGAACGCGGGGCTCGCCCACGCGCTCAACGTTCGCAATTTCGGCGTGCTGGTCGTGGACGTAAGCAATGGATCTGATGCGGCGAAGGCGGGGCTGCAATCCGGCGACGTAATCACACGCGCCGATTCCATCCCGGTCGAGAGTCCGCTCGGAATAATGACTGCGTTGCGCCTCGCATCCGACAGCAGCGTGACGCTCGACGTCACCCGTCGCGGCAGAACTCAGAAGATCACGATTCACTGGTAG
- a CDS encoding NAD(P)/FAD-dependent oxidoreductase, translated as MPDSAYSDTFDVAIIGGGPAGLTAALWLARYLHRVIVIDAGDPRNWETRGIHGYLGCEGITPSELRGRGRDECRQFGVTLLDATASRVDRVDDDLFSVTLESGGTLTAARLLLAIGVRDVWPDIPGLDRCYGDTAHVCPDCDGYESLNRKTVVIASGRKAAGLALALTTWTREIVICTNGEPADMSAEIMKKLDALNIPIIEAPIERVRSSEGEARTIELSGGMSLDCDQIFFSIGQEPSDDMGNQLGCERDEIGRVVTDLHFHTSVRNVYAAGDIIHGPQLAIAAAGIGAVAAIAIHHSLLPEGRKL; from the coding sequence ATGCCCGACTCTGCATATTCCGATACATTTGACGTCGCCATAATAGGCGGCGGGCCTGCAGGCCTCACCGCCGCTCTCTGGCTCGCTCGTTATCTCCACCGCGTGATCGTCATCGACGCGGGAGATCCGCGCAACTGGGAAACCCGCGGAATACACGGCTACCTCGGCTGCGAGGGAATCACGCCGAGCGAGTTGCGTGGGCGAGGTCGTGACGAGTGCCGGCAATTCGGCGTGACTCTGCTGGATGCAACAGCTTCGCGTGTCGATCGCGTGGACGACGATCTGTTCAGCGTGACGCTCGAGTCGGGGGGAACGCTGACCGCTGCACGACTGCTGCTTGCGATCGGAGTGCGCGACGTGTGGCCCGACATACCCGGACTCGACAGATGTTACGGCGATACCGCTCATGTCTGCCCCGACTGTGACGGTTACGAGTCACTGAACAGGAAGACAGTCGTCATAGCGAGCGGGCGCAAGGCCGCAGGACTCGCGCTCGCACTCACGACGTGGACGCGCGAGATCGTGATCTGCACCAATGGTGAGCCCGCAGACATGAGTGCGGAGATAATGAAGAAGCTCGACGCGCTCAACATCCCGATAATCGAAGCGCCGATCGAGCGCGTTCGGTCATCCGAAGGCGAGGCGCGCACGATAGAGCTCAGCGGCGGAATGTCACTCGACTGCGATCAGATATTCTTCTCCATCGGGCAGGAGCCGTCCGACGACATGGGCAATCAGCTGGGATGCGAGCGAGACGAGATCGGACGCGTCGTCACCGATCTGCACTTTCACACGTCAGTCCGAAACGTGTACGCGGCCGGTGACATAATTCACGGTCCGCAGCTCGCCATTGCCGCCGCGGGAATCGGTGCAGTCGCGGCGATCGCGATTCATCATTCACTGCTGCCGGAAGGTCGCAAGCTGTAG